The following nucleotide sequence is from Halococcus saccharolyticus DSM 5350.
CCTCGCCCGCCGCACGACCGGCAGCGTAGCCGGTCGCGAGCGAGATGCCGCTGCCCGATTTCTCCGCCGCGAAGTCCGCTCCTCCAAGGACGCCCCCGGCAGCGCGAAGGTTTTCGTACTCGATGCCCCCGTCGGCGTCGAGCGGTCGTAACTCCCCATCGACGTCGACGCCGAAGCGTGCGAACGGATGGTCACCGAACGCCTCGTCGACGAACCACTCGTAGCGATCGTCGGGGTGGGGAACGTGACAGTCGAAGACCGGTTCGATCACCCCTTCGCGGTCGGAGTCGATCCCCTTTCCGACGAGGCCCCCCGTCGCAAGGATGAACTCCTCGGCGTGGAAGGGCGCTCGCTGGCCGTTCCGATCCACGTAGACCGCCTGTATCCGCTCGCCGTCGGCCTCGAAATCCACCACCGGGTTCCCGGTCGTCCGGCGGACATCCGCATCGTCGAGTGCCGCCGCAAACAGCCTTTCGAGCCGAATTCCGGGAAGACTCGGCGGTCCCATCGGCACCTCGAAGACCGGAACGTCGAGGTGACGTTCGAGCGTTGTCCGAACCTCGCTCGACTCGTCGTCACCGAGCACCGCCGGGAACCCCACCCGTTCCGTGCCGTCGAGGTGAGGTTCGACCGCCGCGGTGAGCGCTCGCCGCGCACCAGCCGTTCCGGTGGCCGTCTCGACCGCTTCGTCACGGTCGAGCGCGCGCGCAAAGCGCGTCACCCGCGAATCCGCTCGGAAATCGCCGGGAAACGGAACCGTAACGCCGCGTGTCGCCGCAGGGACGCCGGCGGCGTCGAGGTGGTCGGCGGCGAGCGGTGCGTCGAACGCGGTCAGGGTCTCGAAGCCTACGAGCAGCGCTTCCCGGGGGTCGCTCGCCAACCCAGCGGCCGTGCTCTCGGGATATCGGGCAGTCGGCTTTACCGTCCCACCGTGGGTCGGCACGAGCGCGTTCGCGTCGGTGTGATCGCCGTAGTAGGCGTCACCGACCACCTCGTCGAACAGAGCGAGTCCGTCCCGCACCGAATCGACGCCGACCAGTTCGTAGGGATGGCCCGCCGGCAGGGTGGCGAGTGCGTCGAACGGCTCCGCGACTAGCTCACCGTCCGGGGTGTACCCCAGAACGTCGACGAGGCCGCTCGCGTGCCGGAGCGTACTCTTCTTGTGGGAGACCAGTCGCACCCGCGCACCCTCGCGGGCCGCCTGGAGCGCGCTCGTCATTCCGGCGAGGCCGCCGCCGACCACGAGCACGTCGTCCTCAATCGCCACGGCCGCCTCCTGTCTCGGGGTTGCTACACTCGTCCTGACCGCCGTCGGTCGCTGTGTCGGCGGTCGACGTGGACGGCCCCGCGTCGAATCGGTCGTACTCGACGGCCTCCTCGCCAGCCGCGGGGTCGCGGTCGCGGTTCATCGTAGTGGCGTGGAGCGCGTGATTCAACATCGCCTGGGAGAGCTGTTCGCCCCAGAGCGCGTGGCGCTGACCCTTCCAGCGCTCGGCGTAGAGGTCATCGAGCGCGGCTCGCGTGGTGGCCTCGTCGTGATCGGGATGGAGCAGGGCGGCCATCCGATGGGCACAGAACCCACCCTGACAGTTCCCCATCGAGGCCCGAGTCCGGATACGGGTGGCGTTCAGGTCGGTGCCGGCATCCACGATGGCGTCCTCGAGCTCGGCGCGCGTGACCGCCTCGCACGTACAGACGACTGGGTTCGGATCGTCGGTCTGTAGCACGTCGTCGGCCTTGCTACCGAGCCGCTCGGTGCTCCGGCGACCAATGGGCGATCGCAGCCCGAACACCTCCATGTAGTCCCGAAGTACCGAGAAATCGTCGCTTCCCGGCAGCGACTCCTCGGCGGTCCGGCACGGAGCGTCGACACCGAGCTTCTCGCAGACGTGATCGGTGATCTGCTCGGCCATCAGTCGGTAGGTCGTGAACTTCCCACCCACGATGGTCGTCATGCCAGCGAGATCATCGCGGTCGGCGTGATCGAGCAGGAAGAACTGGCGGGTGATGTCCGTCGGATCCATGGTACCGGTGTCTGGCGGTTCGTACAGCGGGCGGACACCCCAAAACGAGCGGAGCGTTCGCGCCTCGCTCAGGATCGGCACGAGCTCCGAGAGGGTGTCGATCATCATGTCGACCTCCCACTGCTCCTCGGGGTAGTCGTCGGGATCTTCGACCTCCTCGTCGGTCGTGCCGAGAATACAGGCGGTCTCGTGGGGCACCACGATGTCGGCGTCGCCCTTCGGTCGACATCGATTGACGACCGTATCCACCTGCCGACAGTTCATCACCGTCATCACCCCTTTCGATGGGCGGACTTCGACCTCGACGCCCGCCATCGCCCCCAACTGTCCGGCCCACGCACCAGTCGCGTTCACCACGTGATCGGCCTCGATGCGTTCGGTCGTTCCCGGCTCGCGGTGGATGCGCTTGCCGGGACCACTCTCGTGGCGCACCTCGACGCCCCTGACCTGTCCGCTCTCGACGAACACGTCCGTGACCTCGGCGTGGGTTTCGATGCGCGCACCGTGTTCCTCCGCGTCGGCGGCGTTCGCCACGCAGAGCCGGAACGGATCGATGGCCCCGTCGGGCACCCGGATCGCACGCTCGACGTCACGCGCGAGATACGGCTCGATCTCGCGAGCCTCCGCACCGGTGAGTACTTCCGCCGGAATGTCACACTCCCGACAGCCCGCGAGTTTCTCCTCGAAGTACTCGTCGGGATCGCCGGGTTTCTGGACGAACAGCCCACCGGTCATCTCGACCGTATGGCTCGCGATCTTCCGGAGTACGCGGTTCTCGTCGATACACTCGGCGGCGCTTTCCTGATCCGAGACCGCATATCGCCCGCCGCTGTGGAGCAGCCCGTGCATCCGACCGGTCGTTCCGTGAGTGAGGTTGCCTCGTTCGACGAGCGTGACGTCGACGCCGCGCATCGACAGGTCACGGGCGATACCACAGCCGGTCGAGCCACCCCCGATGACGAGGACCTCGGTTTCACGTCCCATCCAATCGTTTCGGTGATAGCCCTGTCACCACTTTACTTTATCGGGCATTCCGACACCAGCAGTAAAATTTACTTCTGCTATGTTATTTGATGACGATTGCCTATCCAGAATGTCACGGCTGACAGGAGTGATCCGTCGATCCGACAACGGTTTCGTCCGGAGGCCGAGTTCCGCACTCGTCGGTCGCGCACGCAAAGTTTATGCCTTCCTGCGGACGCTTTACCCCCGGAACCGCGCTATCGGTAAACAACTCCCCGGACGGGCCGAAAACGTCGACCCCCACCGTCCCGTGGGGCCACCGATAGTTCCGAGCGGGGCGACAGCCGGTGACGACCACGATGGACCTCACAGCCCGTATCCGCCGACGACAGCGCTCGGGGAACGACTCGCGGCTGGTGCTCGATCACGATGCGATCAGCCCCGTCGCCCACCTCGGAGAGCCGACTGGTCGAGGATCGGTACTCGAACGCCTCCTCGATTACGTCGATCCGGTGTTCGACGGGGAGCTCCCGCCGAACGCATACGTCTGGGGTCCCCCCGGAACGGGGAAATCAGCGGTCGTCACCGCGCTGTTCGCCCGACTCGGGCGGCTACATTCGCCGTCGAGATCGGTCATCCACACCTCGACCCGTGGCGGGACGGGTGCGACGCCCGATCTCGTGTACGTCGATGCGCGCCACGCAAGCAGCGATTTCGGGCTGTACCGGACAGTGCTCGACGCAGTGCTCGACGAGTCCGTACCGGAACACGGCGTCGGCACGGACGCGCTTCGCGCGCGCCTGACGGAATACCTCGCGCCCTACGAACGTCGCGTGCTCATAGCCGTCGATCACGTCGGCGAGCGCGGAGCGCGCCCACTCTCCGAGATCGTGGCGGCGTTCGCGGACGACGAGTCGCTCTCGTGGCTCGTCGTCGGACGGCCGTCGCCGTCGACGCTTCCGGATTCCGTCCGGCCACCGGAACACATCGAGGTGCCCGCCTACCGCGACCTCGCGCTGGTGGACGTGCTGACGGCTCGTGCGTCGGAAGGAATGGCTCGCCAAGCCGTCGAGCACGAACAGCTCCGACGGCTCGCGAGCTGGGCCGACGGCAACGCCCACGACGCGCTCTGTGCGCTGTTCGTTGCGGCGGACGAGGCTGTTGCCGAAGGGAGCACCCGGCTCCGCGAACGCGATCTCCGCACCGGGATGAACGCCGTTCCCCGCCCGTCGGTCTCGCTCGGACGAGTGTTTGCGCTGCCGGACAACCGCCAGCGGGTGCTGCGCCGTCTCATCGACGTCGATGTGGAGCAACGGTCGTCCGTCGACGCCGCGGCCGATGCCGTCGTCGCATCGCCGGACATCGATCTGTCGGCAGGAACCGTGAAACGCTTGCTCTACGAGATCGCGAACGACGGTATCGCCGAACGTGTCGCCAGCGATCGCACCTCCGAGAGCGTCGGCCGACCACCGAGCCGGCTCGAACCCCGATTCCCGACTGCAGTCTTCCGGCGACTCTACGATCTGTCGAACGCGTAGCGCACTGCGGTATCGTGGTTGCGTCACCCACGTGCCGATCAGGACGGCGTCCCGTCGTCGATTCGTCGAAAGTACCCAAGGATTTATAATGGTACACTATGGTGTTTACGGACGAAGCACCGCCACTAGTAAATAATGGCTGGATGGGCTCCAGAATCAGACCGAAGGAACACCACATGACATCCGATACATACGTCGGCGCGATCGATCAGGGAACGACCGGCACGCGGTTCATGATCTTCGACCACGGCGGCGAGGTGGTCGCACAGGCCTACGAGAAACACGAGCAGATCTATCCCGAACCGGGATGGGTCGAGCACGACCCCGTAGAGATTTGGGAGAAAACCCAAGCTGTCGTGACGGAGGCACTCGACACTGCCGGGCTCGACGCCGGCCAGCTCGAAGCGCTCGGGATCACTAACCAGCGCGAGACCACGATGATCTGGGACCGTGATTCGGGGTCGCCGATCTACAACGCGATCGTCTGGCAGGACCGCCGGACGACCGATCGAGTGGAGGAGCTCGAAGAAGCGGACAAAGTCGAGGACATCAGAGCGAAGACCGGCCTCGAAGCCGACGCGTACTTCTCGGCGACCAAGGCCGAGTGGCTGCTCGACAACGCCGACCCACTCAAGACCCAGCGCGCCCAACCGGCAGACCTCAGGGACCGCGCCGCCGCCGGCGAACTCTGTTTCGGGACGATCGACACGTGGCTGATCTGGCAGCTCACCGGGAATCACATCACGGACGTCACGAACGCCTCCCGGACCATGCTGTTCGACATCCACGACATGGCGTGGGACGACGAACTCCAGGAGGAGTTCGATGTCCCCGGTGAGATGCTCCCCGAAGTCCGGCCGTCCTCGGACGACGACTTCTACGGGACGACCGACGCCGACGGGTTCCTCGGGGCGGAAATCCCGGTCGCGGGCGCACTCGGCGACCAGCAGGCCGCGCTGTTCGGCCAGACCTGCTTCGACGAGGGCGACGCGAAGAACACCTACGGCACCGGCTCCTTTTTCCTTCTCAACACCGGCGAAGAGGCCGTCGAGAGCGACCACGGCCTCCTCACGACGGTCGGGTTCCAGCGCTCGGGCGAGCCCGTCCAGTACGCGCTCGAAGGCGCAATCTTCGTGACGGGGGCGGCGATCGAGTGGCTTGAAGACGTCGGTCTCATCAACAACGCCGCCCAGACCGCGGACCTCGCCCGCTCAGTGGACTCGACCGACGGGGTGTACTTCGTGCCTGCGTTCACCGGCTTGGGTGCACCTCACTGGGACGGGCGTGCGCGCGGGACGATCGTCGGGATGACTCGCGGCACCGGCAAGGAACACATCGTCCGCGCGGTGCTCGAATCCATCGCGTTCCAGACCCGGGACGTCGCCGAGGCGATGGTGGCGGACGCGGGTCTCGACATCAACAGCCTGAAAGTCGACGGCGGCGCGGTGAAAAACGACTTCCTCTGCCAGCAGCAGGCCGACATCGTCGGGACGGAGATCGTCCGACCCGAGGTCGACGAGACCACGGCACTCGGCTCGGCGTACGCCGCCGGCCTCGCCGTGGGGTACTGGGACGACCCCGAAGAACTACGGAACAACTGGCGGGTCGACCGCGAGTTCCCCGCCGACGACGATGCGGACGTCGACGGTCGCTACGAGCGGTGGAGCGAGGCGGTCGAACGGTCGCGCGACTGGGCGCGGGAGGCTTGAGATGGAGCACCTGCTGCTGCAGATCCCCGTCATCGGAGTGGAAGTCGAGCAGTTCGTGGTCCTGCTCATCGCGGCGCTCGCCGGTGGTGCGTTCGGCGCAGCCCTCGGTGCGCTGCCCGCGTTCATCTTCACCGGGTTCGCCGTCTTCCTCGGCGAGGGACTCGCGATCCTCGAAGGTAATCTCGCCAGTGCCGGCGGTATCGAGGGCGACATCGCCACCGGCGTGACGGGTACGATCGGGTTCGGGATGGTCTTCGGCCCGCATATCGCCTTCGCTGGCGGGGTGGCGGCGACGGCGTACGCCGGGAAGAAGTATCCCGAGATGAACCCCGCCGGGTGGGACTACCACTTCGGGAAGGACATCCTGTACGCGTTCGGGACGAAACCCGACATCCTCGCAGTCGGTGCCGTCTTCGGGGCCGTCGGGATGCTCATCAACCAACTCGCAGCCGGGATCGGGTTCCCGACCGACGGGATCGCGCTCTCGGTGTTCCTGACGGCGATGCTCGCCCGCGTCGTCTTCGACTACCCGTTGATCGGTCCCAGATCCGGGTCCTCCATCTTCGACATGTCGCCGTTCGAGCGAGAGGAGGAGCGCGCGGTGGCGGACGGCGGGACGGAAGTCCGGCTGGCGACCGAGCCGTGGCTCCCTCACCAGTACCAGTGGTCCGGCGTCGCCGTGATCGGTCTCGTCGCGGGGCTTCTCGGTGGGTTCATCTACATCGAGACCGGCAGCATCTTCCTCGGCTACGCGTTCTCCGCGATGAGTCTCCTCTTTCTCAATCTCGGCGTCGAGAAGATCCCGGTCACCCACCACATCACGCTGTTGGGATCGGTGGGTGCCGTGATCGCGACCGCGATGGGCACCGGCCCGGTCGTGGCGCTGCTCGCTGCCGGTGTCTTCGGCACGATCAGCGGGCTCTTCGGCGAGGTGACCCAGCGGATCTTCTACTCGCACTCGGGGACCCACGTCGATCCGCCGGCGATGGCGATCGCGCTGTCCATGTTCATCGTCGGCGTCCTGTTCCTCCTCGGCGTCATTCCCTCCTCGGGCTACTTGGGGCTCTGAAACCATGTCACACGTCGCAGAAAAACCCGAACTGTACGTCTGTCGGGACTGTCAGAGCGTGTTCGTCGGGGACGTCTCGGAAGGATCGACCCCTGAAGACCACACGTATAGCGCGCCCGGAGAGTGTTCCGGGTGTGGAAACACCGAGTTCATCGAGATCGAGGAGTACCCACACTTCGGCTGAGAGACTGATATCCTGGTCGAGGGATGTGATCGCACGACGCGAATGCGTTCCCCGAGCCGTCGCTCGGAAACGGCGGTGGACGAGTACTGAGAGTAACGAAAGGTAGTTGCTTCGCGAACGCCGGGATCGAGTATGCGCATCGCAGTGCCCAACAAGGGCCGCCTGCACGATCCGACGATCGACGTGCTCGAACGCGCCGGGCTCCACGTTGCCGACGGCGCGGATCGAAAACTCTACGCCGAGACGGTCGATCCCGAGGTCACAGTCCTGTTCGTTCGTGCCGCCGACATTCCGGAGTACGTCGCCGACGGCGCGGCCGACGTCGGGATCACCGGGTTGGATCAGGTTCGCGAAGCTGGCGTCGACCTGCACGACCTGCTCGATCTCGGCTACGGCACCTGCCGGCTCGTGCTCGCCGCCCCCGAGAAAAGCGCGGTTGAGTCGGTCGACGATCTCGCCGGCGGCACCGTCGCGACGGAGTTCCCGAACGTCGCCCGCGACTTTTTCGCCGAGCGAGGGATCGATCCCGCGATCGTGGAGGTCTCTGGTGCGACCGAGCTCACGCCCCACGTCGACGTCGCCGACGCGATCATCGACATCACCTCGACAGGGACCACGCTCGCGGTCAACAACCTCGCGATCGTCGAGGAGGTACTCCAGAGTTCGGTTCGGCTGGTCGCCCGCCCCGACGTCGCCGACGACCCGAAAGTCGAGGAGGTCGCGACCGCGCTCGCGTCGGTGATCTCGGCCGACGACAAGCGCTACCTGATGATGAACGTCCCGACCGACCGGCTCGACGACGTTCGCGAGGTCATCCCCGGTCTCGGTGGCCCCACCGTGATGGACATCGCGGGCGACGATGCAGTCGCGGTCCATGCGGTGGTCGACGAGGACGACGTCTTCACGACGATCAACGACGTCAAAGGAATGGGCGCGAGCGACGTCCTTGTGACCGAGATCGAACGTCTCGTCGAATAGCGACGGCGTCGCGAACCCGATCGGCGGGAACGAGCGACGAGTCGTTCGATCGGATTGGTCAGGTCGGGGCGGTCCCGAGGAGACGAACGAGGCTGAGCGTCGCGAT
It contains:
- the glpB gene encoding glycerol-3-phosphate dehydrogenase subunit GlpB — its product is MAIEDDVLVVGGGLAGMTSALQAAREGARVRLVSHKKSTLRHASGLVDVLGYTPDGELVAEPFDALATLPAGHPYELVGVDSVRDGLALFDEVVGDAYYGDHTDANALVPTHGGTVKPTARYPESTAAGLASDPREALLVGFETLTAFDAPLAADHLDAAGVPAATRGVTVPFPGDFRADSRVTRFARALDRDEAVETATGTAGARRALTAAVEPHLDGTERVGFPAVLGDDESSEVRTTLERHLDVPVFEVPMGPPSLPGIRLERLFAAALDDADVRRTTGNPVVDFEADGERIQAVYVDRNGQRAPFHAEEFILATGGLVGKGIDSDREGVIEPVFDCHVPHPDDRYEWFVDEAFGDHPFARFGVDVDGELRPLDADGGIEYENLRAAGGVLGGADFAAEKSGSGISLATGYAAGRAAGEAV
- the glpA gene encoding anaerobic glycerol-3-phosphate dehydrogenase subunit GlpA, coding for MGRETEVLVIGGGSTGCGIARDLSMRGVDVTLVERGNLTHGTTGRMHGLLHSGGRYAVSDQESAAECIDENRVLRKIASHTVEMTGGLFVQKPGDPDEYFEEKLAGCRECDIPAEVLTGAEAREIEPYLARDVERAIRVPDGAIDPFRLCVANAADAEEHGARIETHAEVTDVFVESGQVRGVEVRHESGPGKRIHREPGTTERIEADHVVNATGAWAGQLGAMAGVEVEVRPSKGVMTVMNCRQVDTVVNRCRPKGDADIVVPHETACILGTTDEEVEDPDDYPEEQWEVDMMIDTLSELVPILSEARTLRSFWGVRPLYEPPDTGTMDPTDITRQFFLLDHADRDDLAGMTTIVGGKFTTYRLMAEQITDHVCEKLGVDAPCRTAEESLPGSDDFSVLRDYMEVFGLRSPIGRRSTERLGSKADDVLQTDDPNPVVCTCEAVTRAELEDAIVDAGTDLNATRIRTRASMGNCQGGFCAHRMAALLHPDHDEATTRAALDDLYAERWKGQRHALWGEQLSQAMLNHALHATTMNRDRDPAAGEEAVEYDRFDAGPSTSTADTATDGGQDECSNPETGGGRGD
- a CDS encoding Cdc6/Cdc18 family protein, whose amino-acid sequence is MDLTARIRRRQRSGNDSRLVLDHDAISPVAHLGEPTGRGSVLERLLDYVDPVFDGELPPNAYVWGPPGTGKSAVVTALFARLGRLHSPSRSVIHTSTRGGTGATPDLVYVDARHASSDFGLYRTVLDAVLDESVPEHGVGTDALRARLTEYLAPYERRVLIAVDHVGERGARPLSEIVAAFADDESLSWLVVGRPSPSTLPDSVRPPEHIEVPAYRDLALVDVLTARASEGMARQAVEHEQLRRLASWADGNAHDALCALFVAADEAVAEGSTRLRERDLRTGMNAVPRPSVSLGRVFALPDNRQRVLRRLIDVDVEQRSSVDAAADAVVASPDIDLSAGTVKRLLYEIANDGIAERVASDRTSESVGRPPSRLEPRFPTAVFRRLYDLSNA
- the glpK gene encoding glycerol kinase GlpK, which encodes MTSDTYVGAIDQGTTGTRFMIFDHGGEVVAQAYEKHEQIYPEPGWVEHDPVEIWEKTQAVVTEALDTAGLDAGQLEALGITNQRETTMIWDRDSGSPIYNAIVWQDRRTTDRVEELEEADKVEDIRAKTGLEADAYFSATKAEWLLDNADPLKTQRAQPADLRDRAAAGELCFGTIDTWLIWQLTGNHITDVTNASRTMLFDIHDMAWDDELQEEFDVPGEMLPEVRPSSDDDFYGTTDADGFLGAEIPVAGALGDQQAALFGQTCFDEGDAKNTYGTGSFFLLNTGEEAVESDHGLLTTVGFQRSGEPVQYALEGAIFVTGAAIEWLEDVGLINNAAQTADLARSVDSTDGVYFVPAFTGLGAPHWDGRARGTIVGMTRGTGKEHIVRAVLESIAFQTRDVAEAMVADAGLDINSLKVDGGAVKNDFLCQQQADIVGTEIVRPEVDETTALGSAYAAGLAVGYWDDPEELRNNWRVDREFPADDDADVDGRYERWSEAVERSRDWAREA
- the hisG gene encoding ATP phosphoribosyltransferase yields the protein MRIAVPNKGRLHDPTIDVLERAGLHVADGADRKLYAETVDPEVTVLFVRAADIPEYVADGAADVGITGLDQVREAGVDLHDLLDLGYGTCRLVLAAPEKSAVESVDDLAGGTVATEFPNVARDFFAERGIDPAIVEVSGATELTPHVDVADAIIDITSTGTTLAVNNLAIVEEVLQSSVRLVARPDVADDPKVEEVATALASVISADDKRYLMMNVPTDRLDDVREVIPGLGGPTVMDIAGDDAVAVHAVVDEDDVFTTINDVKGMGASDVLVTEIERLVE